The following proteins are encoded in a genomic region of Flammeovirga pectinis:
- a CDS encoding efflux transporter outer membrane subunit — MEKKLNLNYKNILLVFFASQLIWGCKMGKNYEAPEIDTPLEYRFGSDTTISTNNDTIGWWTLIKDPVLDSLISTALVNNQDVKVAMQRITEAEKLARIQKVSARPMLGYQGNFTYGNYNGFVGPDANSSYFGGATLNWEIDLWGKNRRLTEAAQANYFGSVYGMRALQITLISQVTKAYVQLLENKASLEVSIETLASRDSSMIIMDARYKQGIIPEIDLNQAQIQQAIAESTIPVYKRGVALSENSLSILLGENPRAIITDETLDTQVLPDAIPAGIPSDLLKRRPDLLKAEQEIVAQNAQVGAAIANRFPTISLTGAAGIASDALFSANAATGAWNIGAGIVGPLFQWGKNKRRVEAEKAKLEASILQYEKSTIVAFKEVEDALASIQFYNEELIARQKHTVAALNAERLSKQRYDKGVTSYLEYLEQQRQAFEAELNLVSVRSKILSSYILLYKSLGGGWVSREEQQEAEGNETENQ; from the coding sequence ATGGAAAAGAAACTAAATTTAAACTATAAAAATATACTTCTAGTTTTCTTCGCTTCTCAATTAATTTGGGGATGTAAAATGGGAAAGAACTATGAAGCTCCAGAAATTGATACTCCATTAGAGTATCGTTTCGGTTCTGATACTACTATTAGTACAAATAATGATACTATTGGTTGGTGGACTCTAATTAAAGACCCTGTTCTTGATTCTTTAATTTCTACAGCTCTTGTTAATAATCAAGATGTTAAAGTAGCAATGCAAAGAATTACTGAAGCAGAGAAACTTGCTAGAATTCAGAAAGTAAGTGCTAGACCAATGTTAGGTTATCAAGGTAACTTTACATATGGTAATTATAATGGTTTTGTGGGCCCTGATGCAAATAGTAGTTATTTCGGAGGTGCAACACTTAATTGGGAAATAGACTTATGGGGTAAGAACAGAAGATTAACTGAAGCTGCCCAGGCAAATTATTTTGGGTCAGTTTATGGGATGAGAGCGTTACAAATTACGCTTATCTCACAGGTTACTAAAGCATATGTTCAATTATTAGAGAATAAAGCTAGCTTAGAAGTTTCTATTGAAACTTTAGCTTCTAGAGATAGCTCTATGATAATAATGGATGCCCGATATAAACAAGGTATCATTCCTGAAATTGATTTAAACCAAGCACAAATTCAACAAGCAATTGCTGAAAGTACAATTCCTGTTTATAAAAGAGGTGTTGCTTTATCTGAGAACTCATTAAGTATTCTTTTAGGTGAAAATCCTAGAGCAATAATTACTGATGAAACTCTTGATACACAAGTTTTACCAGATGCAATTCCTGCTGGTATTCCTTCTGATTTATTAAAGAGAAGACCAGATTTATTAAAAGCTGAACAAGAAATAGTAGCTCAAAATGCACAAGTTGGTGCTGCAATAGCAAATAGATTTCCTACAATTAGCTTAACAGGTGCTGCAGGTATTGCTTCTGATGCCCTATTCTCTGCAAATGCTGCAACAGGAGCATGGAATATAGGTGCTGGCATTGTTGGACCTTTATTTCAATGGGGAAAAAATAAGCGTCGTGTTGAAGCTGAAAAAGCAAAATTAGAAGCATCAATTCTACAATATGAAAAAAGTACTATCGTTGCATTTAAAGAAGTGGAGGATGCTTTAGCATCTATCCAATTTTATAATGAAGAATTAATAGCTCGTCAAAAACATACTGTAGCAGCTTTAAATGCTGAACGATTATCTAAACAAAGATATGATAAAGGTGTTACCAGTTACTTAGAATATCTTGAACAACAACGTCAAGCATTCGAGGCCGAGTTAAATTTAGTATCTGTAAGAAGTAAAATTCTATCTTCTTACATATTACTTTATAAATCTTTAGGCGGAGGTTGGGTTTCTCGCGAAGAACAACAAGAAGCTGAAGGTAATGAGACAGAAAATCAATAA
- a CDS encoding efflux RND transporter permease subunit produces MSTEQNNSNFFVRRPIVAMVIAIIMTIVGSVSIIGLPIEQYPNLTPPIVEVRGTYTGASALNVEQSVATPLEQEINGVENMIYMKSINSNDGTMTIQTSFDIGTDPDMNTVFTQNRVAAATPKLPNEVKRTGVKTEKSLPNILMLITLVSPDGRFDQNFLGNYSLINIKDVLARTKGIGRVNVLGTSDYSMRIWIKPDILAKLNLTIPEITNAISNQNVIVPGGKFGAEPAPKGTEFTYTVRLPDRLQDEDQFSKIVVRTDEDGSQVLLGDVARVELGVETYSAFTRLNGDNCAVIAIYQAPGSNAVALAEEVIDKMDALKKDFPNGIDYKVSLDSTLPITAGINEIIETLFIALLLVILVVYVFIQDWRATLVPTMAIPVSLVAAFMLFPLLGFTINVLSLLGLVLAIGIVVDDAIVVVDAVQVYIEEGFTPKEATNKAMVEVTAPVIATTLVLVAVFIPVAGMAGITGKLYQQFAITVAVSVCFSSLNALTLSPALCGLILRKSEPVGGPLGAFFKVFNNIFDRSTVTYISVTKIATRKLKSSAIFIFLTLIAAGWLGVEVPVGFIPEEDQGYLYVNVQLPMAASLQRTNDISLKIEGIMDEIPEIDMVTTVAGYSLLSSSMSTNSAFFFVTLTNWGQRELTAKEVTNKLNYLFMTQITEAQVFAFGPPAIPGLGNGSGFSIMIQDKGGNTPDYLANYTNEFIRAANARPEIGMAFTTFQANVPQRYIDINKDKILKLGVSLNDVYTTFGAFLGGSYINDFNRFGRLYRAYVQAEPEYRNDEKQLDLFYVKSAKGAKVPLSTLVNVEKISGPEFTNRFNLLRSVEVTGSPAEGFSSAQAMAALEEVAADVLPRNMTFAWNGMSYQEKKASGSVFIIFAFSLIFVFLILAAQYESWSMPFSILLGTPFAIFGAFLLLWVARFFSESYENNVFAQISLVMLIAMAAKNAILIVEFAKLKFDEGMGLFDAAIESAKLRFRPILMTAFSFILGVLPLVIATGSGAEARKVMGMALLGGMGLATVLGLFLYPMLFVLVGKLAGYEKDRETTPQNNEE; encoded by the coding sequence ATGAGCACAGAACAAAATAATTCCAACTTTTTCGTTAGGAGACCTATTGTTGCCATGGTAATTGCAATTATCATGACTATTGTAGGTAGTGTCTCAATTATTGGATTACCTATTGAGCAATATCCTAACTTAACTCCTCCAATTGTAGAAGTAAGAGGTACTTATACAGGAGCGAGTGCACTAAACGTAGAACAATCTGTTGCTACGCCTTTAGAGCAAGAAATTAACGGTGTGGAGAACATGATTTACATGAAATCCATAAATTCGAATGATGGTACGATGACAATCCAAACATCATTTGACATTGGTACTGACCCAGATATGAATACGGTCTTTACTCAAAACCGTGTAGCTGCAGCAACACCTAAATTACCTAATGAGGTAAAAAGAACTGGTGTTAAAACTGAAAAGTCATTACCAAACATTTTAATGCTAATTACTTTAGTTTCTCCAGATGGTCGTTTTGACCAGAACTTTTTGGGTAACTATTCATTAATTAATATCAAAGATGTTTTAGCAAGAACTAAAGGTATTGGTCGTGTTAACGTATTGGGTACATCAGATTACTCTATGCGTATATGGATAAAGCCTGATATCTTAGCTAAATTAAATTTAACTATTCCTGAGATTACAAACGCAATTTCTAATCAAAATGTAATTGTACCAGGTGGTAAGTTTGGTGCAGAACCAGCTCCAAAAGGAACAGAATTTACATACACTGTACGACTTCCAGATCGTTTACAAGATGAAGATCAATTTTCTAAAATTGTTGTAAGAACAGATGAAGATGGTAGCCAAGTATTATTAGGTGATGTTGCAAGAGTTGAGTTAGGTGTAGAAACATATTCTGCTTTTACAAGACTTAATGGAGATAACTGTGCTGTAATCGCAATTTATCAAGCTCCAGGTTCTAATGCAGTTGCATTAGCTGAAGAAGTTATTGATAAAATGGATGCACTTAAGAAAGATTTCCCTAACGGGATAGATTATAAAGTCTCTCTTGATTCTACTTTACCTATTACAGCTGGTATTAATGAAATTATAGAAACTCTATTTATTGCATTATTACTTGTAATTCTAGTTGTATATGTATTTATCCAAGATTGGAGAGCAACACTAGTTCCAACAATGGCCATTCCGGTTTCATTAGTTGCCGCATTTATGTTATTCCCTCTATTAGGATTTACAATTAACGTACTATCATTACTAGGTTTAGTACTCGCTATTGGTATTGTAGTAGATGATGCTATTGTTGTTGTAGATGCTGTTCAAGTATATATTGAAGAGGGTTTTACTCCAAAAGAAGCTACAAATAAAGCAATGGTTGAAGTTACAGCACCTGTTATTGCTACAACTTTAGTACTTGTTGCTGTATTTATTCCTGTTGCGGGTATGGCTGGTATAACCGGTAAGCTTTATCAACAGTTTGCAATTACTGTAGCAGTTTCGGTATGTTTCTCATCTCTGAATGCATTAACATTATCGCCTGCTCTTTGTGGATTAATCTTAAGAAAATCCGAACCTGTAGGTGGTCCATTAGGAGCATTTTTCAAAGTGTTCAACAATATTTTCGACCGTTCTACAGTCACTTATATCAGTGTAACAAAAATTGCTACTCGTAAATTAAAATCAAGTGCAATCTTTATATTCTTAACTCTTATAGCTGCAGGCTGGTTAGGCGTTGAAGTTCCAGTCGGTTTTATTCCAGAAGAAGACCAAGGATATCTCTATGTAAACGTTCAGTTACCAATGGCTGCATCGTTACAAAGAACTAATGATATTTCTTTAAAGATTGAAGGTATTATGGATGAAATACCAGAAATTGATATGGTTACAACAGTAGCAGGTTACTCACTTTTATCTAGTAGTATGTCTACTAACTCAGCATTCTTCTTTGTTACATTAACAAATTGGGGTCAGAGAGAGTTAACCGCTAAGGAAGTTACAAATAAACTGAATTATTTATTCATGACCCAAATAACAGAAGCACAAGTCTTTGCGTTTGGGCCTCCTGCCATTCCTGGTTTAGGTAATGGTTCAGGGTTTAGTATTATGATTCAAGATAAAGGAGGTAATACTCCAGATTATCTTGCAAATTATACGAATGAATTTATTAGAGCAGCAAATGCAAGACCTGAAATTGGTATGGCATTTACTACTTTTCAAGCAAATGTACCTCAACGTTATATTGATATCAATAAAGATAAAATCTTAAAATTAGGCGTTAGTCTAAACGATGTTTATACAACATTTGGAGCATTCCTTGGAGGTTCTTATATAAATGACTTTAACAGATTTGGACGTCTTTATAGAGCATATGTTCAAGCAGAACCTGAGTATAGAAACGATGAAAAACAACTTGATCTTTTCTATGTAAAAAGTGCTAAAGGGGCTAAAGTTCCTTTATCTACTCTAGTTAACGTAGAAAAAATTAGTGGTCCTGAATTTACAAACAGATTCAATTTATTACGTTCTGTAGAAGTAACAGGTTCTCCTGCTGAAGGATTTAGTTCTGCTCAAGCAATGGCTGCTCTAGAAGAAGTTGCGGCAGATGTATTACCAAGAAATATGACGTTTGCATGGAACGGTATGTCATACCAAGAAAAGAAAGCTTCTGGATCTGTATTTATCATTTTTGCATTCTCATTAATCTTTGTATTCTTAATCCTTGCTGCTCAATACGAAAGTTGGTCAATGCCATTTAGTATTCTATTGGGTACTCCATTTGCAATCTTTGGGGCATTCTTACTATTATGGGTTGCTCGTTTCTTCAGTGAAAGTTATGAAAATAACGTTTTTGCACAGATTTCATTAGTAATGTTAATTGCTATGGCTGCAAAAAATGCCATCCTAATTGTCGAGTTTGCTAAATTAAAATTTGATGAAGGTATGGGATTGTTTGACGCAGCTATCGAATCTGCAAAATTAAGATTTAGACCAATCCTAATGACTGCATTCTCATTTATTCTTGGTGTATTACCTCTTGTTATTGCTACCGGTTCTGGTGCAGAAGCAAGAAAAGTTATGGGTATGGCACTTCTTGGTGGTATGGGACTAGCAACTGTTTTAGGTCTATTCTTATACCCTATGCTATTCGTTCTTGTAGGTAAACTTGCAGGATATGAAAAAGATAGAGAAACAACACCTCAAAACAATGAAGAGTAG
- a CDS encoding efflux RND transporter periplasmic adaptor subunit, producing MTFNFLNAVPKLITLAITSIVLIGCGGESAKQQKTIPQAEIQVTEVTVQNVPLTKTFVGQVYGTKDIPIRSRVEGFLEGIHFREGSRVKKGQLLYTVDPQSYSAEVTMRKSQLAEAKVSLIRASNDLGRIQPLAEQNAVSKSDLDAALAEKGAAESMVAAAKANLRMSQIELGYTTIESPITGVIGRTEAKVGEFVGREPNPVILNTVSRIDSVNVRFFITENDYLRLARYAITKEKSEQKRTEKEERDSEKLELIFSDNTIYSQKGHIDFLDRNVDANTGAMLIQATFPNNDRLIRPGQFAKVRSVIDIVKDGILVPQRCVMEFQGRHTVYVVDNNGLVSQRKVELSSTFKDYWLVRSGLKKGEKIVLEGLQKVREGATVKFKTVKFESQYEAQ from the coding sequence ATGACATTTAATTTTTTAAATGCAGTTCCTAAGCTTATAACCCTAGCAATCACATCAATAGTTCTTATTGGATGTGGAGGTGAGTCTGCTAAACAACAAAAAACAATTCCACAAGCTGAGATTCAGGTAACAGAAGTAACGGTACAAAATGTTCCTTTAACAAAAACTTTTGTGGGTCAGGTATATGGTACTAAAGATATTCCAATTCGTTCAAGAGTGGAAGGATTCTTAGAAGGTATACATTTTAGAGAAGGTAGTAGAGTAAAAAAAGGACAACTACTTTATACAGTAGATCCTCAATCTTACTCTGCTGAAGTTACAATGCGTAAAAGTCAGTTAGCAGAAGCAAAAGTTTCTTTAATTAGAGCTTCTAATGATTTGGGTAGAATTCAACCTTTAGCTGAGCAAAATGCCGTTTCGAAATCAGACCTTGATGCTGCTCTTGCAGAAAAAGGTGCTGCAGAATCAATGGTAGCTGCTGCTAAAGCAAATTTAAGAATGTCGCAGATTGAACTAGGCTATACTACTATTGAATCCCCTATTACTGGAGTTATTGGTAGAACTGAAGCCAAAGTAGGTGAATTTGTTGGCCGTGAACCAAACCCTGTAATTTTAAATACGGTATCTAGAATCGATTCTGTAAACGTTCGTTTCTTTATTACTGAAAATGATTACTTACGTCTTGCTAGATATGCAATTACGAAAGAGAAATCAGAGCAAAAAAGAACAGAAAAAGAAGAAAGAGATTCTGAAAAGTTAGAATTAATATTTTCTGACAATACAATCTACTCTCAAAAGGGTCATATTGATTTCTTAGATAGAAATGTTGATGCTAATACTGGGGCAATGCTTATTCAAGCTACTTTCCCTAACAATGACCGTCTTATCAGACCTGGTCAATTTGCTAAAGTAAGATCAGTTATTGATATCGTGAAAGATGGTATTCTTGTTCCACAAAGGTGTGTTATGGAATTCCAAGGTCGTCATACTGTTTATGTAGTAGACAATAACGGTCTAGTTTCTCAAAGAAAAGTAGAGTTATCAAGTACTTTTAAAGATTATTGGTTAGTACGCTCTGGTTTAAAGAAAGGAGAAAAAATAGTTCTTGAAGGCTTACAAAAAGTAAGAGAAGGCGCAACAGTAAAATTCAAGACAGTAAAATTTGAATCACAGTACGAAGCACAATAA
- the glpK gene encoding glycerol kinase GlpK: MNNEKQYILALDQGTTSSRAILFNKKGEIISSSQKEFKQIYPKPSWVEHDPQEIWSTQAAVAAESVAKLGLNGKNIAAIGITNQRETTIVWDISTNQPIYNAIVWQDRRTAKYCDSLKGKYSKIIHDKTGLIIDAYFSASKIHWILENVEGAREKAEKGLLRFGTVDSWLIWRLTNGKKHITDVTNASRTMLFNIHTLKWDKRLLKIFDIPKSMLPSVKESSAVYTKTATTLFATKIPISGIAGDQQAALFGQMCIKKGMIKNTYGTGCFLMMNTGTEAVSSKHKLLTTIAWKIGDEVNYALEGSVFVGGAAIQWLRDGLQIIKKAKHSEKIANEVKDSGGVVFVPALTGLGAPYWDQYARGTLIGITRGTKRAHIVRATLEAIALQSYDVIESMLADTGNKAKEIRVDGGAAANNLLMQIQSDITNVKVIRTKVMETTALGAAFLAGLSVGYWKNIDEIQNIWQEDASFEANIKNEKRDFLKKKWRKAVERSFNWDKN; the protein is encoded by the coding sequence ATGAACAACGAGAAACAATATATACTAGCACTAGATCAAGGAACGACTAGTTCAAGAGCCATATTATTTAACAAAAAAGGAGAAATAATTAGCTCATCTCAAAAAGAATTTAAGCAGATATACCCAAAACCAAGTTGGGTAGAGCATGACCCACAAGAGATATGGTCAACACAAGCGGCTGTTGCTGCCGAGTCTGTAGCTAAATTAGGCTTAAATGGTAAAAATATAGCTGCGATAGGTATTACCAATCAAAGAGAAACAACTATTGTTTGGGATATCTCTACAAATCAACCCATATATAATGCTATCGTCTGGCAAGACAGAAGAACTGCTAAATACTGCGATAGTCTTAAAGGAAAATATTCCAAAATAATTCATGATAAAACTGGGTTAATCATTGACGCTTACTTTTCAGCAAGTAAAATACATTGGATTTTGGAAAATGTTGAAGGTGCTAGAGAAAAAGCTGAGAAAGGACTTCTCCGCTTTGGAACAGTAGATAGTTGGTTAATATGGCGATTAACGAATGGTAAAAAACATATTACTGATGTTACAAATGCTAGCAGAACAATGCTTTTTAATATTCATACTTTAAAGTGGGACAAACGTCTTCTAAAAATATTTGATATTCCAAAAAGTATGCTTCCATCTGTTAAAGAAAGTAGTGCAGTATATACTAAAACAGCGACAACTCTATTTGCTACAAAAATTCCTATATCAGGAATTGCTGGTGATCAACAAGCTGCTCTTTTTGGGCAAATGTGTATAAAAAAAGGTATGATTAAAAATACCTATGGTACAGGATGCTTTTTAATGATGAATACAGGAACTGAAGCTGTAAGTTCAAAACATAAACTACTTACAACTATTGCATGGAAAATTGGAGATGAAGTTAATTATGCCCTAGAAGGAAGTGTTTTTGTAGGAGGTGCTGCAATACAATGGCTTAGAGATGGCTTACAGATTATAAAGAAGGCAAAGCATTCTGAAAAAATTGCTAATGAAGTAAAAGATAGTGGAGGTGTTGTTTTTGTACCTGCACTTACTGGATTAGGAGCACCTTATTGGGATCAATATGCAAGAGGCACATTAATCGGAATTACTAGAGGTACTAAAAGAGCACATATTGTTCGTGCTACACTAGAAGCAATAGCCTTGCAATCTTATGATGTGATAGAGTCTATGTTAGCTGATACGGGTAACAAAGCTAAAGAAATTAGAGTTGATGGCGGAGCTGCCGCAAATAATCTATTAATGCAAATCCAAAGTGATATTACAAATGTAAAAGTCATAAGAACTAAAGTAATGGAAACTACTGCTTTAGGTGCTGCATTTCTTGCTGGTTTATCTGTCGGTTATTGGAAAAATATTGATGAAATTCAAAATATTTGGCAAGAAGATGCCTCTTTTGAAGCGAACATTAAAAATGAAAAAAGGGACTTTCTAAAGAAAAAATGGAGAAAGGCTGTTGAGAGAAGTTTTAATTGGGATAAAAATTAA
- a CDS encoding tetratricopeptide repeat protein, with product MTLYTKEVKQLYQKKAYDSCILKSNFYISFLKKNIEYKSLPSLYLQIAKSKRKLREYNDGKEASAHALYWSFKSVDSIKIADSYTELARNFKALTVYDSAIYNYQKALLIYQNKDDYIGESIVLNNLGSIHKIKGEFTKALEYYIKDLDLNRKNNSERDMAIAYNNIGQIHNSTNNFNLAISFFKRSEEIRRKLNDMHGLALVINNIASAYSQQNKTDLALDNLYIALTIFEKHKSTYRTTETLLNISNILIQKGQFRDAEIFINKANKKSREFEIENLIARGNYLSGENYFNQQFYNKALPYLLEAKQFYDQEHYVVDRINTQKLLYETYHELHRYKKAFKAHKLWSKLYIKMNTTIQQKELAVLNQRYLNKESLLKIDRLNKEQLLQQEKLVYQNRVNAALIFISFLALIFVIFIYISLQKRKKSLKIIKEQHDEISVINEELTDSLKYAHKIQRSLNAIPSKAKDLFNDYLIFWKPLHEVSGDVFSVSVKNDIVFISLMDFTGHGAPAALLATLGVKVLNSIIDSGISSPEKILQELDIRMNNLLEDKQESSGMDAAIVTINLKTNYLEFAGARRPLFYIDESGQHYIKGTKRSISDKLSNHHYSYQKHIIPITSELKFYLYSDGFQDQFGGVKNKKFLEKNLRQLIIDNSSESFSIQKERMEDVRTKWMAPQSDIQYKPTDDTLIIGFHFKV from the coding sequence GTGACTTTATATACAAAAGAGGTTAAACAGCTATATCAAAAAAAAGCGTACGATAGCTGTATTTTAAAAAGTAATTTCTATATCTCCTTTTTAAAGAAAAATATTGAGTATAAAAGCTTACCTTCTCTTTATTTGCAAATAGCAAAATCAAAAAGAAAACTCCGAGAATATAATGATGGAAAAGAAGCTTCTGCACATGCACTCTATTGGTCTTTCAAAAGTGTTGATAGTATTAAAATTGCAGACTCTTATACAGAATTAGCTAGAAATTTCAAAGCACTTACAGTATATGATTCAGCTATTTATAATTATCAAAAAGCCTTATTGATCTACCAGAATAAAGATGATTATATTGGAGAGTCTATCGTTTTAAATAACCTAGGTTCTATTCATAAAATTAAAGGTGAATTCACAAAAGCATTAGAGTATTATATCAAAGATCTTGATTTAAATAGGAAAAATAATAGTGAAAGAGACATGGCTATTGCCTATAATAATATTGGTCAAATTCATAATTCTACAAATAATTTCAATCTTGCTATTTCCTTTTTCAAACGTTCTGAAGAAATAAGAAGAAAACTGAATGATATGCATGGCCTAGCGTTAGTTATTAATAATATTGCAAGTGCTTATTCTCAACAAAACAAAACTGATTTAGCACTAGATAATTTATATATAGCTTTAACTATATTCGAAAAACATAAATCGACTTACCGTACAACAGAAACATTATTAAATATTTCAAACATTCTAATTCAAAAAGGACAATTTAGAGATGCTGAAATATTTATCAACAAGGCGAATAAAAAATCTAGAGAATTTGAAATTGAAAATTTAATAGCTAGAGGTAATTATTTATCAGGTGAAAATTATTTTAATCAACAATTTTATAATAAGGCATTACCTTACCTTTTAGAAGCAAAACAATTTTATGATCAAGAACATTACGTTGTTGATAGAATTAATACGCAAAAACTTCTTTACGAAACATATCACGAACTTCATAGGTACAAAAAAGCTTTTAAGGCACATAAACTTTGGTCTAAGTTGTACATAAAAATGAATACAACAATTCAACAAAAAGAATTAGCTGTTTTAAATCAAAGATATTTAAACAAAGAATCACTCCTAAAAATTGATAGATTAAATAAAGAACAATTACTTCAACAAGAAAAACTTGTCTATCAAAACAGAGTTAATGCAGCACTTATTTTCATTAGTTTTCTTGCATTAATCTTTGTAATATTTATCTACATATCACTTCAGAAAAGAAAAAAATCTTTAAAGATTATCAAAGAGCAACATGATGAAATTTCTGTTATAAATGAAGAATTGACCGATAGTTTAAAATATGCTCATAAAATACAACGCTCTTTAAATGCTATACCTTCAAAAGCTAAAGATCTATTTAATGATTATTTAATTTTTTGGAAACCTCTACACGAAGTAAGTGGGGATGTATTTAGTGTTTCTGTTAAGAATGATATTGTATTTATATCATTAATGGATTTCACAGGCCATGGTGCTCCAGCTGCTCTTCTTGCAACGTTAGGTGTTAAGGTATTAAATAGTATTATTGATTCTGGAATTTCATCGCCAGAAAAAATCTTACAAGAGCTTGATATTAGAATGAATAATTTACTTGAGGACAAACAAGAATCATCTGGTATGGATGCAGCTATTGTTACTATTAATTTAAAAACAAATTACCTAGAATTTGCAGGTGCTAGACGTCCTTTATTTTATATTGATGAAAGCGGACAACATTATATAAAAGGCACAAAAAGATCTATCTCTGATAAGCTTTCTAATCATCATTATAGCTATCAAAAACATATTATTCCAATAACTTCTGAGCTTAAGTTCTACTTGTATTCAGATGGTTTTCAAGATCAGTTTGGTGGTGTAAAAAACAAAAAGTTTTTAGAAAAAAATCTCCGCCAATTAATAATAGACAACTCTTCTGAATCATTTAGCATACAAAAAGAACGAATGGAAGATGTGAGAACAAAATGGATGGCCCCACAAAGTGATATCCAATATAAACCTACTGACGATACATTAATCATTGGCTTTCATTTTAAGGTCTAA
- the ruvB gene encoding Holliday junction branch migration DNA helicase RuvB — protein sequence MREDYLKGDNEGFSNAERDVEKALRPLSFKDFTGQEKIIENLKVFVMAARKRGEPLDHVLLHGPPGLGKTTLSNIIANEMDAEIKITSGPVLEKPSDLAGLLTNLEDNDVLFIDEIHRLNPVVEEYLYSAMEDFRIDIMLDSGPNARTIQIDLNPFTLIGATTRSGLLTAPLRARFGINSRLQYYDSKLLTTIVQRSANILSTPIDDDASYEIARRSRGTPRISNNLLRRTRDFAEIKGNGTISMDIAKMALSALNVDQGGLDEMDNRILTTIIEKFKGGPVGISTIATACGDEAETIEEVYEPFLIQEGFIKRTSRGREVTMRAYEHLGISPPNKGNQSELF from the coding sequence ATGCGCGAAGATTATTTAAAAGGAGATAATGAAGGTTTCTCTAATGCTGAACGAGACGTTGAAAAAGCATTAAGGCCCCTTTCATTTAAAGATTTTACAGGACAAGAGAAGATTATAGAAAATCTTAAAGTCTTTGTTATGGCTGCTAGAAAAAGAGGTGAACCTCTGGATCATGTATTATTACATGGACCTCCAGGTTTAGGAAAAACCACTCTTTCTAACATTATAGCAAATGAAATGGATGCTGAAATTAAAATTACATCTGGTCCAGTTTTAGAAAAACCTAGCGATCTAGCAGGTCTTTTGACAAACTTAGAAGACAATGATGTTCTTTTTATCGATGAGATTCATAGATTAAACCCCGTAGTTGAAGAATATTTATATTCTGCAATGGAAGATTTCAGAATTGACATTATGTTAGATTCTGGACCAAATGCACGTACAATACAAATTGACCTAAATCCTTTTACATTAATTGGAGCAACCACTAGATCTGGACTTTTAACAGCTCCATTAAGGGCTCGTTTTGGTATCAACTCTAGATTGCAATACTATGATTCTAAACTTCTCACAACAATTGTTCAGCGTTCCGCTAACATTCTAAGCACGCCAATTGATGATGATGCTTCTTATGAAATTGCAAGACGAAGTAGAGGTACTCCTCGTATTTCTAACAACTTACTAAGGCGTACAAGAGATTTTGCTGAAATTAAAGGAAATGGCACAATCTCCATGGACATTGCAAAAATGGCTTTAAGTGCTTTAAATGTTGATCAAGGTGGGTTAGATGAGATGGATAATCGAATATTAACTACAATTATAGAAAAGTTTAAAGGTGGTCCTGTAGGCATAAGTACAATTGCAACTGCTTGTGGAGATGAAGCAGAAACTATTGAGGAAGTTTATGAACCATTTTTAATACAAGAAGGGTTTATTAAAAGGACTTCTAGAGGTAGAGAAGTGACTATGAGAGCATATGAACATTTAGGTATTTCCCCTCCAAATAAAGGAAACCAAAGTGAGTTATTTTAA